The DNA window AATGAATCCATGTTATTCTTTCTTTGTCTACATCCGACGGATTCCATGGACGAACTTCCTTAAACCAGCGCTTCACCCACTCTCCTTCGTCTGCTAGCCATGATTGAATTGCACCTTCCAGCCTATCTTCTAACAGACACATATTTGCACCAAGAGGAGTGGATTGGATAGCATAAAAACCTTCTTGATTTAAGATTTCTTGAAAATTGTAAGAGCTCCCCGGCTTTAACACTAAACCCACGAAGGCCTTCTTAAATCTCTTCAAATCTTCATCTTCCACGGTGCATAAAACTTTTTTCATGGCTTTCACTTTTGGATCAGTACTATTTGTATTTGTTAACGCATCCACATAAGAACAACCCGGTTTAAAGACCGAATCCGGTTTTCCTGTCTTCAAGGGTACCTGCACCCTACCATATTCTCTCCTATGAGCTCCTTCTACCTGCACCTGTCTCCGCTGGTACCTTGGTAAGTTAACATGGAGTTTCCTAGCTCCAATGAAGATGTTATCCAACTTCATGGCAAGGGTTCGTTCATCTTCCACGTCAAAGAAACGAACAAAACCGTAACGACCTCCCCTTGCATCTCGCTTTGCCGGAATAAACACCTCATCTATATCACCAAAGGACTGAAAAGTCTCGTACATGTTTTTTGCGTTTAGGTTATCTGCAAAAgatgagaaaaagaaagaagatatTCTTCTGTTCTCCAGAAAATTTTCATTCCTGTTGCTATCCTTACTCTCCCATTGTGCTTTAGCAAGCCGCCTCCTTCTAAACACTCGTTTCCATTGATCTCCTCTTCCTACCTCCATATTAACTGATAGTATTATACTACAAAGAAAATCTCTATGAATCCCACAGAAAGAAAATCCAGTAAAACCACACCAAGACCAAGGCCCCTAACCCTAAGGTTAGGAATTTAAGCCGAAAATCTTAGTACGATAAAACTAGATTAATCCTGATAAACCTTGTTGCTAGTGGTTTCCCTTAAAAACAATATCTAACTGTTCATAACGTCTAGCTCAACTGACAAtatatatcattttatatttttatttgttaaaatccTGCAGATTTTCATGCGGATTTTAACTTTAAGAACTAAAACCAAATGAAATTTAACATTGAGGACTTTATCCCATAAAAAGATACAAAGACGAAAAACAAAAATATGTCAATTTACATTACGAAAGACTAtatcttaaataaattaatacaCATGAGCCAATAAGCAAATAGTATCATATTCATTATTAAAGAATAAAGAcaaactataaaataaaatataaattttttttttcaaaaatctataattcaaattaaaagcttaagataaaaaataaataaaaacccttataagagaagagaagaaaataGTTACTTTAAGGAGGATCTAAGTAGGTTTGACATGTAATTCAACATTTGAACTAGGCTTGCTTTTGTAATTTGAACCATGATGCGTAATTTGAACAATTGCAAATTGATAAGATAGCTAGTGAGTTTGAGTAATTGCTGCATTGTGAGTatgaaaatgtgatatttaaagattgtttttttttttgataagcaacaATTGTATTCAAATAGAGTTCAAGGGAAACTCAAACCCAAATACAAGAGAGAAGGCATTAGCCAAGAGCCTACAAAAAGCAAAATACAACCAACTTTACAAGAAATCCAAGGGGTTTTTAAACCATTCATAAAAATTGCAATTTAAGCGATTCGGGCCTATTTGCAACCACCACCAAGTTAGCATCTTAATTTTGAACAGAATTTCATCGATGTCCAGAGTTTCATTGTTGAAGATAATACCGTTTCTAGCATTCCATAAGCACCAACACGTAGCCAACCAAACCGAAACTTCCCTACCCTTGCCAACCTTGTTGTTTAAAGCATGAAAAAAGGAGAGAAAATGAGACCTACAGTTTGTGCTAGCGTTGTTCCGCAGTGGCCGGATGCCTAGCCAACCCCAAATGTCCGCCCAGATACGAATAGACGAAGTGCAACTCAAGAACAAGTGCTCACTACTTTTAGCTGCAGAATTGCACAAAGGACACCTGCAGTTTTCAGCTCCCTCCAAAATACCTCGCAAAAGCAGTTGATCCCGAGTTGCGAGTCTGTTTCGCAACAACCTCCATCCAAACAGTTTCACCTTTTGCGGAATGAGCGAGTCCCAAACGACATTAAGACAACATTTGTAAGATGGATCTATGGAGGAAGCATCCTGCCCCTGCAAGAGTTTCGCATAACAGGATTTGACGGAAAAATGGCCACAACTATCCCAAGGCCAGCATGGTTTGTCTAATGTGGCTGGTTGCAAAGAAATGTCCACGAGAAGAGTTTCCAAATCTGCAATTTCAGAATGATCAACTCCATGATTCTGAATCAGCGTCGAATGGATGTCCCAATGCCACACCGAATTAGTCCAGTATCCAAGGTCCTCCATGGCTGCTTTAGGATTCTCCACAGCAGCGAAAATGTTGGGGAAGACGGCACACAGTGGCTCTACTCCTAACCACCTTCCAAACCAAAAAGGAATGCGGTCACCCTTACCAAGTTTCCAGTGAAACAGCTTTAAAATACCTGCTGCATTCGAGTCGGCATTGTCGGAAGTTAACTTTAAGAGATCTCTCCACCACAATGATTCTTTCTTCGATTTCCGATTCCCTTCATCAAAGACCAGTCTTCTAATCAATGAACCGTAGCGTTGTTGCAATAACTTGTGCCAAAGTGAATGTTCCTCCGATAGACAACGCCAAATCCACTTGCCCAGCAAAGCTGCGTTAAACCGCTCTAAGTTCTTGATTCCCAAGCCACCATCAAATTTATCTCTGCAAACATCGTTCCAATTAATCCATGAGATTCCCCTTTTATCCGCCGATCCATTCCATAGGAATTTCCTTTGTATACTAGTCAGTTCATGGATGATTTTGGCCGGAACTTTGAAGAAAGATAAGTAGTAAACTGGAATATTAGCTAGAACAGAATTGATCAAAGTTATCCTTCCTCCCATCGAAAGGAATCTCCCTTTCCAAGTTGACAATTTCTTCCTCACGCCATTAACAACGGAATTCCAGAATTGCAATCTTCTATGATTTCCTCCAACCACAATGCCCAAGAATTTGAATGGGATCTTGTCAACCTTACAACAGAAGAACTGTGATGCTGCCTCCAAGAAATGATCTGCAACACCGATGCCGTAAACCTTGCTCTTAGCCATGTTAATGCTCAGACCCGATACCATTTGAAAACCACGCAGAATAGACTTGAGAGTCCATAAATTGGCCCAAGAAGCTTCGCCAGCAATAATCGTATCGTCTGCAAATTGCAGCAAGCTAAAATTCACATTATTACCAAAGGAAAATTCTTTGAACAAACCTGTTCCCACCGCCCGTCTCGTGATTGCTGACAATCCTTCCGCAGCTAGCGCGAAGAGAAAAGGGGAAAGCGGATCACCCTGGCGCAGACCTCTTGAAACAATAAAGTCCTTTGTGGGACTACCGTTAACTAGAATAGACATGCTGCTGCAAAATACCCCAGCCTCCATCCACCGAAGCCATCTTGGTCCAAACCCCACAATCTTTAGCAAACTACGTAAGTAGTTCCAGTCAACACAGTCGAACGCTTGCGAGAAATCCACCTTAAACAGAAAACAGTCCTTCTTTTCCCTTTTAGCGCAGTCGAGAATTTCATTAGTCACAAGGATGCCATCCATAATTTGACGGCCCGGAATGAAGGCAGTTTGATTGGAGGAAATGATTTTCCCCATAACTCCTTTCAATCTCGCAGCCAGGATTAAGGATTAGATCTTGTAAAAGCAACCAATGAGGCAAATGGGGCgaaaatcttcaatcttttgtGGATTATCCACCTTTGGAATAAGCGCAATGAAGGAAGCGGTCATGGCTTTTGGCAGTTTTGCAAGGTGATGGAACTCTTGAATGAAGGCCACAAAATCTTCTCCAACAATGCTCCAACAGCGCTTGATAAACGAGAGATTGAAACCGTCGGGCCCAGGGCTTTTGTCACCTTCACACGCAAAAATGGCTGCCTTAATTTCTTCTCTAGAGAACTGCTCTTCTAAGCTGCAGGAGTCGACTTCGGAGAGCTTGTTGAATCCCAGATTAAGGATGTGAGGTCTGTCGCTCCCAACAGAACTGAAACGCTTACAGAAATGCTCCCTAACAACTTCTTTGATCTGATCGACATTATCAACAACACCACTGCCCGTGTGCAAAGAGATCATTGAATTCCTGCGGTTTCTTGCCTTGAGAGAAGCATGAAAGAACTTTGTGTTGAGGTCACCCTCCTGAATCCACTTTTGTCTAGACTTTTGTTTCAACATACTTTCCTTGAGGTGTAAATTTTGCCAAATACCTACAGCCGCCACCCTCCGTTTCTCCATCTCTACCGGGTTCAAAGAGTCACCACCGATGGCTAAATCAGTTTCTAGCTCATTAAGCTCTTCAACACCATCATCAATTTTTAGATCTATCCATCCAAATACATGCTTGTTCCACCAAATTAATTTTTCCTTCAGCATACGAAATTTCTCCCTGATTACGAAATATTTCTTTCCGCGAACTTGAAAAGAATCCCAGGCAGTTTTAACAAAACCGAGAAAATCCTTGTGTTGGAACCAGGCATTGAAAACTTTAAAGGGTTTAGGCCCCCAGTCTAGATTACTTGACTTAATCCAAACCGGCCTATGATCAGATATGTCTCTGCTCCCAGAACATTGGGCGACAATTTTCCAGTCAGATATTAGACCTTCAGAGATCAGGAATCTATCTAAGCGACTGCTAGCAGAACCACTAGAGTTTATCCATGTGTGAATACACCCTAATACAGGAACATCCTCAAGCTTCATAAGATTAATGAAAGTATTGAAATCTGCCATCTCTCCCCTCCTGACCACATCAGTTCTACCTCTCCTTTCCGCTGCCGATTTTACTGAGTTAAAATCACCCCCCACAAACCACTCGCCCTTTAAAGATTGTGGTTGAGGTCTAATGTTGAGTCGATAAAATGtacatttttttataagcaatattGTATTAAAACATAGTACaattagtaaaattaataatGTAGTTTCTACCAACCAAACCCACAACTAATTACATAAATTCTAAACAACATTTGGACCATTAATAAAAATTGCAATTAATTTTCACTTTAGAAGCAATGTCCAACCACTGATCACCATCAGAGTACATCTTTACATTATACACTATTTCATCGGGGACTCCCAATGTATTGTTATATAATTGACCGTCAAACTAAGTTTTGCGTTTAATGGGTATACATTGtcaatgtaaaatagttttaaactgttatttagtaaaaaattattaatttgtcATGTCATTAAATTTATGTAAAATAACCCATCATGCTCttctcaaattctccctgcatatgTCATTAAATTTATGTAAAATAAAAGAGTAATTTAATTGGATACATAATTGTAATTGATAGATActgcaaaattattttatactgtcagtgcatcacttCTTTTCTCATAAGTTTTTCTCTTgtgtaataatttaatatataattgttttACAATATATTGATAATGTGTTTGTTAGAACATACAAAATCAATTAAGGTGAATCAATGGAGAATTAAGTtcaattggagaagatgaagtttaGAGAAttgggggagagagagagagagagagagagagagagagagagagagaagtgaaATTGACACTAACAACAATAGAGAGTACTGAGTCCTTTATACAACAAAGTTACAAATGATTGGAATCACCAAAAGCaatcaaaacagaaaaataaaactggCCAACTTCAGTGTAACTGGTTACGGCAaatagcgtaaccggttacgccataAACACAACACCATTGATTATGTTTCACATACTCGTAACCGATTACCTTAACCGATTATACTAATTGAAGTGCAGGAAAAACAACTTTTTTCAACAGTGTTTGTGATTATAAAATCACGTGTTTGACTGCATTAGACAATTTTGACCATTCTCGTCATTAAAATTTAAGACTTTAaaacttaaaaatttaatttttttcttatataatgaaatattttaaacattaattattattttatcttttatgtaTTTCAAACACAATCAAAATTCACACTACAACTGCTATAATATATGTCACATCAACCTCAATAATCACAATCACAACTATTATATGGCATTTTCAATTCCAAAATTGCATACTCTTTCTTCCCAGCTCAATCCAACCATGTTCCTTGGAAGGACTGGCTTTGACACACCAACATTCCTCCTTCCATAACTTTTGTCCTTTGAAAATATATTCACAACGCAATTGCTTCTGACGAAAACATTCTCAAAAGAGGATTTTCGTTTCCTTCTCAATGCACTCTTTGCGAATCCAAAGAGGAAACTTCAGAGCACTTGTTCTTTTCCtgcaatttcaataaaaaatatggaACTGGTTTGCTGTTTTTTTGGATCTGAGACAATCCATTTCCTGTCTTAATGATTGCTGGAGATAAATTTCAATGACTGGTCGATTCAATGCAAGGTGGTACTTCAGGCAAGCTTTTAGTGTGTGTTGGCTGAAGTGTGGAAATCTAGAAACAAAGCTCGGTTCGAGGATTGCAATGCTGATTGGAAAAGGTGTACTCTCAACATTGGTAATTTCATGTCCTTAGTAGGAAACTCTATAAAAATTAAGGATAATACATCTCTAAAGGATTTTTCTCTGCTGAAGCGCCTCAACATAATCATAAACCCTTCGAACCCAAAGTAGCTGGTTAATGTCATTTAGAGTCCTGCTATGCCTGGGTGGATAAAGGCCAATACAGATGGTGCAGCTATTGGCACTCCGAAAGCTTGTTCTTGTGGAGCCATTTTCAGAAATTCTTCAGGAGATCATGTAGGATCTTTCTCTTATTTTATCGGTAACGGTAATGCTTTGTTGGCGGAATTCTTAGGTGTGATCATGGCGATTGAGATAGCCAATGATAAGAAGTGGCAAAATCTTTGGATTGAAACAGACTCACTCATTGTTGCTAGGGCGGTCCTTAATGTTCATTTGGTTCCTTGGAGTCTAAGAAATCGATGGAAAAATTGTCTCTTTTCTTTCAAGCATAAAGGTTTTCTTCTTACTCACATCTTTAGGGAAGGAAATCTGTGTGCGGACGTCATCACTAACTTAGGGTTTAGATTTAAATTTTTCAAGTGGTACAGCTATGTTGTCATAGAAGATAGGGAGAAATTTTTGTTCAACAAGTTTGATTTTCCCAAACTTAGGTTGATTTCCTCTTAGGGGCTTTTTCTCCTCTTttgtttgtgaaaaaaaattaaataacaaggTTTAGAAAAAATTCCCCAAATCgtattttaattttctctttatcaATTGTTGTTTCTGTATTTTAATTTTCCAATGTATCCGTCAGTTTAAATTAATGAAATCGTTTGTTTCCGACTTTTTTTCTACTATCGTTCGTTACATATAacccttaaatttttttttttaaaaaaaaaacatatgtacATAGGCGTCATTTCAAATGGCTAACCTAATTTGGGTTGAACATATGCaccatttgaaatggcgcataCACCCTAACCTACACACTATGACGCCATTTGGTATGACTCCTACTCCAAGGGGTCCTACCAAATCTAGACACTTTAGTAAATTGTTCCAAACTATGGTTTTttgagtaatttttttttaaaacattgttattaatttttttaatctcttattttcattttaatgaatttttcaatttaaaaaaaaaaatcacgatCAAAATAGCAATTTAAAACCACACTTATAATACTCATGGCAGATTAGCTAACCTAATTTTTAATTTCCACATAGTAGGGTAGCTTCTAGAAGTGTCTTGAACATATAATTTATAAACGAGTACAACAAAATTAAAGTCAATCTACGAAACAAACAAACTATCATATTCATCAAATATCATCCACCCCATGATTACtcttattcaaaaatcacaaacatCCATTTTCATAGATATAGACTAGTTATTTTATATTTGCACACTAGCTAACTTCAGTCCATTGTTATCATTTTGTATATGAATTTTTGGAATTGTTTTCCAAACTCTTTGTCTCCTTTGTTCCTTTCTTATCTATTTGTCTACCATCTCCTTTGGTGAGGTCTGACTTTTTTTGTCCACCACGACTGTATCCATATATATAAAATAGTTAGGtagtaataatttatttgttattAAACTTTAATCTGTGAATCTTTAAAAACGAAAGATGAATCTCTGATCCCAatgtctttttttcttttcagacTTAACCACCCATCTCATTGTTTGGAAATGAACTCTAGTATATTTACTATGGTATAATTTGAGCTGCATATTcaatctagtttttttttttgtgtaagcaagaattaATATAagagagaactaagggttctccaaccttgatacacaatCCGGAATAAATCCgacaaaacaaaattacaaaccaattacaattacgacaAAAAAGACAAAGGGTCTTTGCTAAAATCGTAAAAGCTACAATTGGAATAAGCAATATCGCCGAAAGtagaccacctccaaaccaaaaTTTTGATATTCCACACAATATTGTTAATATTCCAAATCTAATTCCTAAAAAAAACGCCATTCCTTGTCAACCAAATGATCCAACAAGTAGCAAgccaaaacacccccaatttgccACCTTTGATATTTTTTACACGGCTCATGGAAAACCATTCCATAAAAAACGGAATACAATCTTCCGCGTTCCAACCCGGTAAATCCACCCACAAAGCAATTTCATTCCAAACAACCTTACTAACATCACAATTGAAGAATAAATGATCTCTATTTTCCAATTgcctatcaaaaaaaaaaaacaattcaaattagaAGAAGTGAAGTTAATACCTCTATACACTAAAAGGTCTTTAGTGGGAAGTCTATTCACAAAAAGCCTCCAAGCAAAAGCTTTGATCTTGAAAGGGACCTCCATCTTCCACACCTTTTCCAAAGCCTCATCATCCCTATTTTGAGGACCAAAAGGAGTGCACAAAAGAATGTACCGGTGATAACACGAAGCAACCGAAAACCCATTATCCAAATCAATTAGCCAAGACACGGCATCCCTCTCGTCATGTAAACCTCCGTGTGACTCCAAAAGGGCACGTAAATCTAAAAGCTTAACAATTAAACCCGATTCCAACACCGCTCCTTCCGATATTCCGGGATCACCCCACTTCCACACCCCCTCACACCAACCGCCCATCGCCGCTACGGACACTTTTTTCAACGAAGATACCCCATAAAGATCCGGAAAAGCCTCCATCAAACTAACATTATTTAACCAACAAGCTTCCCAAAACGGTGTAGAAAACCCATTTCCaactttaaaaaaacaattagaaaCAAAAGGATCCTTTTCAAAAGGTGTGAGAAAACCAACCTTTAACAAGTCTCGCCACcaaaaagaggaagaagaaagatTTGAACCCTCACCACCATAAATCACATGCATACTTAAATCGCCATATCGGGCCTTTAAAATCTCATACCACTAACACCTACCCCCTTGAACAATCCTCCATCTCCACTTATTTAGAAGGGCCACATTAAAGTCTTTAATATGCTTGATTTCTAAACCGCCATATAAATATGGTAACGTCACAATTTTCAAACTCACCCAATGGATGTTTCTCTTTTCCTCCACACGCCCCCATAAAAAATTACATTGCAACTTAGTGAATTCTCGAACCACTTTAGCCGGCATCTTATAGAAAGACATGGTAAAAATAGTGAGAGAACTCAAAAAAGACTTCAAAAGCGTGATCCTACCTCCAAGGTTAAGAAACCTATTCTTCCACCCCGACAACCGATTTTTCAACTTAACCGAAAGAGGTAACCAAGTAGCTTCCTTCCTAGGATTGAAACCAATAGGGATAC is part of the Vicia villosa cultivar HV-30 ecotype Madison, WI linkage group LG2, Vvil1.0, whole genome shotgun sequence genome and encodes:
- the LOC131650973 gene encoding uncharacterized protein LOC131650973 produces the protein MADFNTFINLMKLEDVPVLGCIHTWINSSGSASSRLDRFLISEGLISDWKIVAQCSGSRDISDHRPVWIKSSNLDWGPKPFKVFNAWFQHKDFLGFVKTAWDSFQVRGKKYFVIREKFRMLKEKLIWWNKHVFGWIDLKIDDGVEELNELETDLAIGGDSLNPVEMEKRRVAAVGIWQNLHLKESMLKQKSRQKWIQEGDLNTKFFHASLKARNRRNSMISLHTGSGVVDNVDQIKEVVREHFCKRFSSVGSDRPHILNLGFNKLSEVDSCSLEEQFSREEIKAAIFACEGDKSPGPDGFNLSFIKRCWSIVGEDFVAFIQEFHHLAKLPKAMTASFIALIPKVDNPQKIEDFRPICLIGCFYKI
- the LOC131650974 gene encoding uncharacterized protein LOC131650974 yields the protein MHVIYGGEGSNLSSSSFWWRDLLKVGFLTPFEKDPFVSNCFFKVGNGFSTPFWEACWLNNVSLMEAFPDLYGVSSLKKVSVAAMGGWCEGVWKWGDPGISEGAVLESGLIVKLLDLRALLESHGGLHDERDAVSWLIDLDNGFSVASCYHRYILLCTPFGPQNRDDEALEKVWKMEVPFKIKAFAWRLFVNRLPTKDLLVQLENRDHLFFNCDVSKVVWNEIALWVDLPGWNAEDCIPFFMEWFSMSRVKNIKGGKLGVFWLATCWIIWLTRNGVFFRN